From a region of the Deinococcus terrestris genome:
- a CDS encoding phosphoribosyltransferase family protein has protein sequence MTLSQPTGTEQTGLRVTVGNVTRDLPTVRVGSVGRVPLVEFLGDSEFTNAAAEAMLPLIPEGTEVLLTVVTNALPLAHEISDRAGVPYVVARKKRRTYMQSPLIQDVPSMTMGVAETLWLDGPHAERLRGKRVLVVQDVIASGGTAQALGRFVERSGGTLVGYLAAFKQGDSTLPLTYLQELPRSV, from the coding sequence ATGACCCTTTCCCAACCGACCGGCACCGAACAGACTGGCCTGCGCGTCACCGTCGGGAACGTCACCCGCGACCTTCCCACCGTGCGGGTGGGCAGCGTGGGGCGGGTGCCGCTCGTCGAGTTTCTGGGCGACAGCGAGTTCACCAACGCCGCCGCCGAGGCGATGCTGCCCCTGATCCCGGAGGGCACCGAGGTGCTGCTCACGGTGGTCACCAACGCGCTGCCCCTCGCCCACGAGATCAGCGACCGGGCGGGGGTGCCCTACGTGGTGGCCCGCAAGAAGCGCCGCACCTACATGCAGTCCCCCCTGATTCAGGACGTGCCCAGCATGACGATGGGCGTGGCTGAAACGCTGTGGCTCGACGGCCCCCACGCCGAGCGGCTGCGCGGCAAGCGGGTACTCGTCGTGCAGGACGTGATTGCCTCGGGCGGCACCGCGCAGGCCCTGGGCCGCTTCGTGGAGCGCTCGGGCGGCACGCTTGTCGGTTACCTCGCCGCCTTCAAGCAGGGCGACAGCACGCTGCCGCTGACGTATTTGCAGGAGCTGCCCAGGAGCGTTTGA
- a CDS encoding MFS transporter — MAEPPATAAVPAAAPVFSLGRLFPLYVAQALATGATTVSTILAALVVGNLGFESLIGLPATLISASAALSAGLFGALMLSRGRRVGLASAFALGAVGAGLGFAGARAGLLPVFLLGASLMGAAQGGYQQARYAAAESVPDSRRGTALGLLMLMSVAGSLLMTGFSGGVERLGERLGTTPEVAGWLVGGGLLGVAALLMVGWRPVTGPAQRVAGGRPNLAATFRLPGVRSTALALATAQGLMVTLMSLTPHRAHEMGVDHAGVAALISGHIVGMFGFGWLTGPLIDRLGVRVGYVGGSALLAAAALTATLPGTAWLGVSMFVLGLGWNLAFVSGSKALSRHPAAQGVTDGLGYVAAGAGTLLGGLVIARTGFPVLAYGCAVLAVLPLWSAWRAGRGVNPEAGPAAR, encoded by the coding sequence GTGGCTGAGCCGCCCGCCACCGCCGCTGTCCCCGCCGCCGCTCCCGTCTTCTCGCTGGGGCGGCTGTTTCCCCTGTACGTGGCCCAGGCACTGGCGACCGGGGCCACCACGGTCAGCACCATCCTCGCGGCGCTGGTGGTGGGCAACCTCGGCTTCGAGTCCTTGATCGGCCTGCCCGCCACCCTGATCAGCGCGTCGGCAGCGCTCTCGGCGGGATTGTTCGGAGCGCTGATGCTCTCGCGGGGGCGGCGGGTGGGGCTGGCCTCGGCCTTCGCGCTGGGGGCCGTGGGTGCGGGGTTGGGCTTCGCGGGGGCGCGGGCGGGCCTTCTCCCCGTCTTCCTGCTGGGGGCCTCGCTGATGGGCGCGGCGCAGGGCGGTTACCAGCAGGCCCGCTACGCCGCCGCCGAGAGTGTGCCCGACTCGCGCCGGGGTACGGCCCTGGGCCTCCTGATGCTGATGAGCGTGGCAGGGTCGCTGCTGATGACCGGCTTTTCCGGCGGGGTAGAGCGGCTGGGCGAGCGCCTGGGGACCACCCCGGAGGTCGCCGGGTGGCTGGTCGGCGGCGGGCTGCTGGGGGTGGCCGCCCTCCTGATGGTGGGGTGGCGTCCGGTGACCGGTCCGGCGCAGCGGGTGGCGGGAGGGCGGCCCAACCTCGCCGCCACCTTCCGGCTGCCGGGCGTGCGCTCGACCGCCCTCGCCCTCGCCACCGCGCAGGGCCTGATGGTCACTTTAATGAGCCTGACCCCCCACCGCGCCCACGAGATGGGCGTGGACCACGCCGGGGTCGCCGCGCTGATCTCGGGTCACATCGTGGGGATGTTCGGCTTCGGCTGGCTGACCGGGCCGCTGATCGATCGTCTGGGGGTGCGGGTGGGGTACGTGGGTGGCTCGGCTCTGCTGGCGGCGGCGGCCCTCACCGCGACCCTGCCGGGGACCGCGTGGCTGGGCGTCAGCATGTTCGTGCTGGGGCTGGGGTGGAATCTGGCCTTCGTGTCGGGGAGCAAGGCCCTCTCGCGCCACCCGGCCGCGCAGGGCGTCACCGATGGGTTGGGGTACGTGGCCGCCGGGGCCGGAACCCTGCTGGGCGGCCTAGTCATCGCGCGGACAGGCTTTCCGGTGCTGGCCTACGGCTGCGCAGTGCTGGCGGTACTGCCCCTGTGGAGCGCGTGGCGAGCGGGGCGGGGCGTCAACCCGGAAGCAGGCCCAGCAGCACGCTGA
- a CDS encoding metallophosphoesterase translates to MTPAASSPSLWVVGDVHGVPSKLRTLLRGAGLIGEDSGWTGGAAHLVFLGDYLDRGPDGAGVVRLVRALEAQAPLAGGRVTALLGNHEVMLLGAQRFAPGRRDPHGLREYWLENGGQPGDLRQLTEDDLAWLAARPALARAGRWLLLHADSTLYLELGGSVEAVNAAVRRRLQGDDPYVWARFASDFAARYAFAEPGGEAAVEALLGTFGGRRLAHGHTPVPLLGGGGGWPPGPGEPLTYRGGRCVALDSAMAYRPEAGFLARLGPRGVEEVVSLGQAGQRALHSGA, encoded by the coding sequence ATGACCCCGGCGGCCTCCTCGCCCTCCCTGTGGGTGGTGGGCGACGTGCATGGGGTGCCGAGCAAGCTGCGTACCTTGCTGCGCGGCGCGGGCCTGATCGGGGAGGACAGCGGCTGGACAGGCGGCGCGGCCCACCTCGTCTTCCTGGGCGATTACCTAGACCGGGGGCCGGACGGAGCCGGGGTGGTGCGGCTGGTGCGGGCGCTGGAGGCGCAGGCCCCGCTCGCGGGCGGGCGGGTGACCGCGCTGCTGGGCAACCACGAGGTCATGCTGCTGGGCGCCCAGCGCTTCGCTCCGGGCCGCCGCGACCCCCACGGCCTGCGCGAGTACTGGCTGGAGAACGGCGGCCAGCCAGGCGACCTGCGGCAGCTCACGGAAGACGACCTCGCGTGGCTCGCGGCGCGTCCGGCCCTGGCCCGCGCCGGGCGCTGGCTGTTGCTGCACGCCGACAGCACCCTGTATCTGGAACTGGGGGGAAGTGTGGAGGCCGTCAATGCCGCCGTGCGCCGCCGCCTTCAGGGGGACGACCCCTACGTCTGGGCACGTTTTGCCAGCGACTTCGCGGCCCGCTACGCCTTCGCGGAGCCGGGCGGCGAGGCGGCCGTGGAAGCGCTGCTGGGCACCTTCGGGGGGCGGCGGCTGGCGCACGGGCACACCCCGGTGCCGCTGCTGGGGGGCGGGGGAGGGTGGCCGCCCGGTCCCGGTGAGCCGCTGACCTACCGGGGCGGGCGCTGCGTGGCCCTCGACAGCGCGATGGCCTACCGCCCGGAGGCGGGGTTCCTGGCCCGGCTGGGGCCTCGCGGGGTGGAGGAAGTCGTCTCGCTGGGGCAGGCGGGACAGCGGGCGCTACACTCGGGCGCGTGA
- a CDS encoding dipeptidase, with protein sequence MTPSPTDSAQTDLAALLDREGAERELFDLLRIPSVSADPAYKADMTRAAEFLQRKLASLGFTARVDATAGHPLVYAERQNVPGQPTVLIYGHYDVQPEAPLEEWTTPPFEPTVRDGRIYARGSTDDKGQAYAHVRGVELLLSQGELPVNVKFLLEGEEEVGSPNLEPYLREHADELKADVIVISDGSRFAPDVPTVTYGLRGLSYVEIHVQGANRDLHSGSYGGAAPNPINALAEIIAKLKDDQGRVTIPGFYDGVEELTGEEREMWARLPHSDEEFAASIGVPALPGEAGYSTLERLWARPTLDVNGIWGGYQGEGSKTVIPARAGAKVSMRLVPGQDPERITRLIQEYVPTIAPAGVTAEVRAHHGGQPVKVDLDSPYVKAADRALTRVYGKPAAFGRTGGSIPIVAAFRSLLGAPVLLVDFGLNEDAPHSPNESFAVEDYHNGILTSAYLLQELAE encoded by the coding sequence ATGACCCCGTCCCCCACCGATTCGGCCCAGACCGACCTCGCCGCCCTGCTCGACCGCGAAGGGGCCGAGCGCGAACTGTTCGACCTGCTGCGGATTCCCTCCGTCAGCGCCGACCCGGCTTACAAGGCCGACATGACGCGGGCCGCCGAGTTCCTGCAACGGAAGCTGGCGTCGCTGGGCTTCACGGCACGGGTGGACGCGACCGCCGGGCATCCCCTCGTGTACGCCGAACGCCAGAACGTCCCCGGCCAGCCCACCGTGCTGATCTACGGGCACTACGACGTGCAGCCGGAAGCCCCGCTGGAGGAGTGGACCACGCCCCCCTTCGAGCCCACCGTGCGGGACGGGCGCATCTACGCCCGCGGCTCCACCGACGACAAGGGGCAGGCCTACGCCCACGTGCGCGGGGTCGAGCTGCTGCTCTCGCAGGGCGAGCTGCCCGTGAACGTCAAGTTCCTGCTGGAGGGCGAGGAGGAGGTCGGCAGCCCCAACCTCGAACCCTACCTGCGCGAGCACGCCGACGAGCTGAAGGCCGACGTGATCGTCATTTCCGACGGCAGCCGCTTTGCGCCCGACGTGCCCACCGTGACCTACGGCCTGCGTGGGCTGAGCTACGTGGAGATTCACGTGCAGGGGGCCAACCGCGACCTGCACTCGGGGTCCTACGGCGGGGCCGCGCCCAACCCGATCAACGCGCTGGCCGAGATTATCGCCAAGTTGAAGGACGACCAGGGCCGCGTGACCATCCCCGGCTTCTACGACGGGGTAGAGGAACTGACCGGGGAGGAGCGCGAAATGTGGGCGCGGCTGCCGCACTCGGACGAGGAGTTCGCCGCCTCCATCGGCGTCCCGGCCCTGCCCGGCGAGGCGGGCTATTCCACCCTGGAGCGGCTGTGGGCGCGGCCCACGCTGGACGTGAACGGCATCTGGGGCGGCTACCAGGGCGAGGGCAGCAAGACGGTGATTCCGGCCAGGGCGGGCGCGAAGGTGTCCATGCGGCTGGTGCCCGGCCAGGACCCCGAGCGGATCACGCGGCTGATTCAGGAGTACGTGCCTACCATAGCCCCTGCTGGAGTCACGGCGGAGGTGCGGGCGCACCACGGCGGGCAGCCCGTCAAGGTGGACCTGGATTCGCCCTACGTGAAGGCCGCCGACCGCGCCCTGACCCGCGTGTACGGCAAGCCCGCTGCCTTCGGGCGCACGGGCGGGAGCATCCCCATCGTGGCGGCCTTCCGGTCGCTGCTGGGCGCCCCCGTGCTGCTCGTCGACTTCGGCCTGAACGAGGACGCGCCCCACTCGCCCAACGAGAGCTTCGCCGTGGAGGACTACCACAACGGGATTCTGACGAGCGCCTACCTGTTGCAGGAGCTGGCGGAGTGA
- the hspR gene encoding heat shock protein transcriptional repressor HspR, fused homodimer type — translation MPADAKHRPVYVISVAAELVDMHPQTLRLYERKGLIRPGRSSGKTRLYSERDIEHLREIRRLTQELGVNLAGVEEVMRLQHELDDLQGEFEAEIERLEDELRERATAPEPASEDGKLDPRDRPVYVISIAAELVDMHPQTLRLYERKQLIRPGRSSGKTRLYSERDIEHLREIRRLTQELGVNLAGVEEIMRLRHQLEGARSHMEGNVRRLQQDITDRMTSWRTLPAPQGEGGETPQDEAGTAPEPEAGELTR, via the coding sequence ATGCCCGCCGACGCCAAGCACCGCCCCGTCTATGTGATCTCGGTCGCCGCCGAGCTGGTGGACATGCACCCCCAGACCCTGCGGCTGTACGAGCGCAAGGGTCTGATTCGGCCGGGCCGGAGCAGCGGCAAAACGCGGCTGTATTCCGAACGCGACATCGAGCACCTGCGCGAGATTCGCCGCCTGACTCAGGAACTCGGTGTCAACCTCGCCGGGGTTGAGGAAGTCATGCGCCTCCAGCACGAACTTGACGACCTTCAGGGCGAGTTCGAGGCCGAGATCGAGCGCCTCGAAGACGAGCTGCGCGAGCGGGCCACCGCCCCCGAGCCTGCCTCCGAGGACGGCAAGCTCGACCCCAGGGACCGTCCCGTCTACGTGATTTCCATCGCCGCCGAGCTGGTGGACATGCATCCCCAGACCTTGCGGTTGTACGAGCGCAAGCAACTGATCCGTCCGGGGCGCAGCAGCGGCAAGACCCGGCTGTATTCCGAGCGCGACATCGAGCACCTGCGCGAAATCCGCCGCCTGACCCAGGAACTCGGCGTCAATCTCGCCGGGGTCGAGGAGATCATGCGGCTGCGCCACCAGCTTGAAGGTGCCCGCTCGCACATGGAGGGCAACGTGCGGCGCCTCCAGCAGGACATCACCGACCGGATGACAAGCTGGCGCACCCTCCCCGCCCCGCAGGGCGAAGGCGGCGAGACGCCGCAGGACGAGGCCGGGACCGCGCCGGAACCGGAGGCCGGAGAGCTGACCCGATGA
- a CDS encoding complex I NDUFA9 subunit family protein, whose protein sequence is MNILVTGASGFVGKAVVAELVRRGRTVAAGSRRGTDLPGAPGVRLDVTDPASVLRAVAEVQPDALVHLVGIIAEEGEQTFARVHLEGTRHVLAAAPRPVRYLHMSALGADEASGSGYSRSKAQAEALVRESGLDWTIFRPSLIFGPGDDFFGRVLRDLVSTAPVVPQIGDGKFPFRPVSVEDVALAFAEALERPDTVGETYELTGPQEYTFRELLELELGALGKRKPIVPVPLPLMDLMVPAMGILPKPPITRDQYAMLKAGNTAPPERARDAFGLPMRRLPDALPGILGR, encoded by the coding sequence ATGAACATTCTGGTCACCGGAGCAAGCGGGTTCGTAGGAAAAGCCGTCGTCGCGGAACTCGTGCGGCGCGGGCGTACGGTCGCGGCGGGATCACGCCGGGGCACCGACTTGCCGGGCGCTCCCGGCGTGCGGCTGGACGTGACCGACCCCGCCAGCGTGCTGCGGGCAGTGGCGGAGGTGCAGCCCGACGCCTTGGTGCATCTGGTGGGCATCATCGCGGAGGAAGGCGAGCAGACCTTCGCGCGGGTCCACCTGGAGGGCACCCGGCACGTCCTCGCGGCGGCCCCCCGCCCGGTGCGCTACCTCCACATGAGCGCCCTGGGGGCGGACGAGGCGAGCGGAAGCGGCTACAGCCGCTCCAAAGCCCAGGCTGAGGCCCTGGTCCGGGAAAGCGGGCTGGACTGGACCATCTTCCGGCCCAGCCTGATCTTCGGCCCCGGCGACGACTTTTTCGGGCGGGTGCTGCGGGACCTCGTGAGCACGGCCCCGGTGGTGCCCCAGATCGGGGACGGCAAGTTTCCCTTCCGGCCCGTCAGCGTGGAGGACGTGGCGCTGGCCTTTGCGGAAGCGCTGGAACGCCCGGACACAGTCGGTGAAACCTACGAACTGACTGGGCCACAGGAGTACACCTTCCGCGAGCTGCTGGAACTGGAACTGGGGGCGCTGGGCAAGCGCAAGCCCATCGTGCCGGTACCGCTGCCGCTGATGGACCTGATGGTCCCTGCGATGGGGATCCTGCCCAAGCCGCCCATCACCCGCGACCAGTACGCGATGCTCAAGGCCGGAAACACCGCCCCGCCCGAGCGGGCACGAGACGCCTTTGGCCTCCCGATGCGGCGGCTACCGGACGCGCTGCCGGGGATTCTGGGGCGGTAG
- a CDS encoding DUF402 domain-containing protein, whose protein sequence is MKRKVFDLRPWSRALRHTQTMLHIPGFAIVDFTAHEVGRVLDVLFGSRTVRILDHGFRWVRVHPTGTGEGTLGDALTAMLDALGQVRQLYVDIHGGEGIGEGGLPWCDDLYLDVIADWTPDGRVTETHIIDGDELEDAVRAGLVTPALAEAAWSHARTVEAALRAGTYPPLRVMTDYLRDPYT, encoded by the coding sequence ATGAAACGGAAAGTCTTTGACCTGCGCCCGTGGTCCCGTGCCCTGCGCCACACCCAGACCATGCTCCACATCCCCGGCTTCGCCATCGTGGACTTCACCGCCCACGAGGTCGGGCGCGTGCTGGACGTGCTCTTCGGAAGCCGCACCGTCCGCATTCTTGACCACGGCTTTCGCTGGGTGCGCGTTCATCCGACGGGCACGGGCGAGGGCACGCTCGGCGACGCCCTGACCGCCATGCTGGACGCCTTGGGTCAGGTCCGGCAGCTCTACGTGGACATTCACGGGGGCGAGGGAATCGGGGAGGGCGGTCTGCCCTGGTGCGACGACCTCTATCTGGACGTGATCGCGGACTGGACCCCGGACGGGCGCGTCACCGAGACGCACATCATCGACGGCGACGAGTTGGAGGACGCAGTGCGGGCCGGGCTGGTGACCCCCGCTCTGGCAGAGGCGGCGTGGTCACACGCGCGGACGGTGGAGGCAGCGCTGCGGGCGGGAACGTACCCACCCCTGCGGGTGATGACCGACTATCTGCGCGACCCCTATACCTGA
- a CDS encoding phosphoribosyltransferase family protein, with the protein MRTYKVEVGNVSRELPVVEVSPGVSVALFNMLGDTEVTEAAGRALAMRLPDDIDVLVTPEVKALSLAHVISRETGKPYIVIRKTEKPYMVDPIAREVVSITTGKPQLLVLDGFDVPKVKGKKVAIVDDVVSSGGTLHSLRQIIEEVGGEVAAVVAVFTEGQERPDVTALGHLPLFS; encoded by the coding sequence GTGAGAACGTACAAGGTCGAGGTCGGGAACGTGTCCCGCGAGCTGCCCGTGGTGGAGGTCAGTCCCGGCGTCAGCGTGGCCCTCTTCAACATGCTGGGCGATACCGAGGTGACCGAAGCCGCCGGACGTGCCCTGGCCATGCGCCTCCCGGACGACATCGACGTGCTGGTGACCCCCGAGGTCAAGGCCCTGTCCCTCGCGCACGTCATCAGCCGCGAGACAGGCAAGCCCTACATCGTCATTCGCAAGACCGAGAAGCCCTACATGGTGGACCCCATCGCCCGCGAAGTGGTCAGCATCACGACGGGCAAGCCGCAACTGCTCGTGCTCGACGGCTTTGACGTCCCCAAGGTCAAGGGCAAGAAGGTCGCCATCGTGGACGACGTGGTGTCCAGCGGCGGCACCCTGCACTCGCTGCGCCAGATTATCGAGGAGGTCGGCGGTGAGGTCGCGGCGGTCGTGGCCGTCTTCACCGAGGGCCAGGAGCGCCCCGACGTGACGGCGCTGGGGCACCTGCCGCTCTTTTCCTGA
- a CDS encoding WD40 repeat domain-containing protein: protein MDRQRTLATNMENGILLVPRTGTPRSFEVPGKLWANTLTPQGRMLAVQLAFDDCQVVVWDVTAGRKVTALRGDFREVLACGRETEFVFDVQFTPDGRFLLTADQTGLRRWDAHSGKLLRTLPGQFFSLGVSPDGRSVVTVGAQYRAEVWTADLSRRLKALPQQPADCYRGPGVWPSGLNWSPDSTRLAFSCDREVRVWNVSAGGLRSYPRQAKREYPDTPTFSPDNQFVLANERQFGVAVWNVASGQRLAQLTTTDSGVQVTDIAVTPNNLLFAALDDGHILRANLKQPAQVLEPLRPFPDKARLWPSVAVSWEGDRLAVASGDGRLNVYALPGN from the coding sequence ATGGACCGCCAACGCACTCTGGCGACCAACATGGAGAATGGCATTCTGCTGGTGCCGCGCACGGGGACGCCGCGCAGCTTCGAGGTGCCGGGCAAATTGTGGGCAAACACCCTCACGCCGCAGGGCCGAATGCTGGCGGTTCAACTCGCCTTTGATGACTGTCAGGTGGTGGTGTGGGACGTGACGGCAGGGCGGAAAGTGACGGCGCTGCGGGGCGACTTCAGGGAGGTCCTGGCCTGTGGTCGGGAAACCGAGTTTGTCTTCGACGTTCAGTTCACACCCGATGGCCGCTTTCTGCTGACCGCCGACCAGACGGGCCTGCGCCGCTGGGACGCTCACAGCGGGAAGCTGCTCAGGACGCTGCCGGGCCAGTTCTTCAGCCTGGGCGTCAGTCCAGATGGCCGTAGCGTCGTCACCGTTGGGGCGCAGTACCGGGCCGAGGTATGGACCGCTGACCTCTCGCGCCGCCTGAAGGCCCTGCCCCAGCAACCCGCCGACTGCTACCGGGGGCCGGGTGTCTGGCCGAGTGGCCTGAACTGGAGTCCTGACAGCACGCGCCTCGCCTTCTCCTGCGACCGCGAAGTGCGGGTCTGGAACGTCAGCGCCGGGGGATTGCGAAGCTACCCACGCCAGGCCAAGCGCGAGTACCCCGACACGCCCACCTTCAGCCCGGACAATCAGTTCGTGTTGGCGAATGAACGTCAGTTCGGGGTGGCGGTCTGGAATGTGGCGAGCGGTCAGCGGCTCGCCCAACTCACAACCACTGACTCCGGCGTGCAAGTCACGGACATAGCGGTCACGCCGAACAATCTGCTGTTCGCGGCGCTGGACGACGGCCACATCTTGCGGGCGAATCTGAAGCAGCCCGCTCAAGTCCTGGAACCCCTGCGTCCCTTCCCCGACAAGGCCAGACTGTGGCCCTCCGTGGCTGTGAGCTGGGAGGGGGACCGTCTGGCAGTGGCCTCCGGGGACGGCCGGTTGAACGTGTACGCGCTGCCGGGGAACTGA
- a CDS encoding GNAT family N-acetyltransferase — MRAPQDPNPRLLTARLTLDPQRTEHAAGMAAALADPRVYTFLPSSPPQERDLCERFARLETRASPDGTEAWLNWVVFARPGGSALGTVQATVRPTLAEADVAYLFAPSAWGQGYAAEAMTALLDFLAGGWGVREALAQVDSRNAASIRLLERLGFVRGGFTPGADVIRGTVSDEFTFLRPLEVPPSPLPLG; from the coding sequence GTGCGGGCACCCCAGGACCCCAACCCCCGCCTCCTCACGGCGCGGTTGACGCTGGACCCCCAGCGGACCGAACATGCCGCCGGGATGGCCGCCGCGTTGGCCGACCCGCGCGTCTACACCTTCCTGCCGTCCTCGCCGCCGCAGGAACGCGACCTGTGCGAACGGTTCGCCCGGTTGGAGACGCGGGCCTCACCTGATGGGACCGAGGCTTGGCTGAACTGGGTGGTGTTCGCGCGGCCAGGCGGATCGGCCCTGGGAACAGTGCAGGCGACCGTCCGCCCCACTCTGGCTGAGGCGGACGTGGCCTACCTGTTCGCTCCGTCCGCGTGGGGACAGGGCTACGCGGCCGAAGCCATGACCGCCCTGCTCGATTTTCTGGCGGGAGGCTGGGGGGTGCGGGAGGCGCTGGCCCAGGTCGATTCCCGCAATGCCGCCTCCATCCGGCTGCTGGAGCGGCTGGGCTTTGTCCGCGGCGGCTTCACGCCGGGGGCCGACGTGATCCGGGGGACCGTGAGCGACGAATTCACCTTCCTGCGTCCGTTGGAGGTGCCGCCTTCCCCTCTTCCGCTAGGGTAG
- the purN gene encoding phosphoribosylglycinamide formyltransferase, with protein MRLGFLASHGGSAARFLAGACQEERLSAVPVALASNNSSSPALAWAREAGLAAAHLSAARHPDPDALDAAILAFLRGAGVDTLVLSGYMKALGPRVLDAYAGRVLNIHPSLLPRHGGRGMYGDRVHAAVLASGDAESGATVHLVTAGIDEGPVLAQSRVPVLPGDTLESLKARVQAVEGALLLSALRELG; from the coding sequence ATGCGCCTAGGCTTTCTCGCCTCCCACGGCGGCAGCGCGGCTCGCTTCCTGGCGGGGGCCTGCCAGGAGGAGCGGCTGAGCGCCGTGCCCGTCGCCCTCGCCAGCAACAACAGCAGTAGCCCCGCGCTGGCGTGGGCGCGGGAGGCGGGGCTGGCGGCGGCGCACCTCAGCGCGGCGCGGCACCCGGACCCGGACGCACTTGACGCGGCGATCCTGGCCTTCCTGCGGGGAGCGGGGGTGGACACGCTGGTCCTCAGCGGCTACATGAAAGCGCTGGGGCCACGGGTGCTGGACGCTTACGCGGGGCGGGTGCTGAACATCCACCCCAGCCTGCTGCCCCGGCACGGCGGGCGCGGCATGTACGGCGACCGGGTCCACGCGGCGGTGCTGGCCTCGGGGGACGCGGAGTCGGGCGCGACCGTCCACCTCGTCACGGCGGGCATCGACGAGGGGCCGGTGCTGGCGCAGTCAAGGGTGCCCGTGCTGCCCGGCGACACGCTGGAGAGCCTCAAGGCCCGCGTGCAGGCGGTGGAGGGCGCGCTGCTGCTCTCGGCGCTGCGGGAGTTGGGATGA
- a CDS encoding cobalamin B12-binding domain-containing protein: MEDRRIRVLIAKPGMDGHDRGAKVVARALRDAGMEVVYTGLRQTAEMIVNAALQEDVDAIGLSVLSGAHMHYFREVSALLKERGAEDIILFGGGIIPDQDLPKLEELGVGKVFTPGASTQDAAAYLKTAVAERWAAQGG; the protein is encoded by the coding sequence ATGGAAGATCGCCGCATCAGGGTCCTGATCGCCAAGCCCGGCATGGACGGCCACGACCGGGGCGCGAAGGTGGTGGCCCGCGCCCTGCGCGACGCCGGAATGGAAGTCGTGTACACCGGCCTGCGCCAGACCGCCGAGATGATCGTGAACGCCGCCCTTCAGGAGGACGTGGACGCCATCGGCCTCAGCGTGCTGTCGGGCGCCCACATGCATTATTTCCGCGAGGTGTCCGCGCTGCTCAAGGAACGCGGCGCCGAGGACATCATCCTCTTCGGGGGGGGCATCATCCCCGATCAGGACCTGCCCAAACTGGAGGAACTCGGCGTGGGCAAGGTCTTTACCCCCGGCGCGAGCACCCAGGACGCCGCCGCCTACCTGAAGACCGCCGTGGCCGAGCGCTGGGCCGCCCAGGGTGGCTGA
- a CDS encoding MerR family transcriptional regulator → MPQDTLPDTTPLYTAAEAEMRTGVPAATLRQWERRYGIPAPARNASGYRMYSPLDLAQIGQMQTLLQEGVPASRAAALARREPLAPAPAPTPPPTATPQKRLSDELLAALLEPDLEQAAVVLGAAHAQFPVEEVVLAVIAPTLAEIGTLWARGEITIAHEHQASAYLRGRLMGLLELAGRAEFGPRVLAACAPGERHEIGLLILVLLLRRRGVQAEYLGADLPLADLAAYARHRPADAVLLGLNGEWALGPTQAQLGALRGLKIPVFYGGGLLNARPALAADLGGHYAGADAQKAADTIVAALRPGAQEES, encoded by the coding sequence ATGCCCCAAGACACCCTTCCCGACACCACCCCCCTGTACACGGCCGCCGAGGCCGAGATGCGGACCGGGGTGCCTGCCGCCACGCTGCGGCAATGGGAGCGGCGGTACGGCATCCCGGCTCCAGCCCGGAACGCCAGCGGCTACCGGATGTATTCGCCCCTCGACCTCGCGCAGATCGGGCAGATGCAGACCCTGCTGCAAGAGGGGGTTCCGGCCAGCCGCGCGGCGGCACTCGCCCGGCGGGAGCCTTTGGCCCCGGCTCCCGCGCCCACCCCACCGCCGACCGCCACCCCGCAAAAGCGGCTGTCGGACGAGTTGCTGGCCGCGCTGCTCGAACCCGATCTGGAACAGGCGGCGGTGGTGCTGGGCGCGGCGCACGCGCAGTTCCCGGTCGAGGAGGTGGTGCTGGCCGTCATCGCCCCCACGCTCGCAGAGATCGGAACCCTGTGGGCGCGGGGCGAGATCACCATCGCGCACGAGCATCAGGCCAGCGCGTACCTGCGCGGACGGCTGATGGGCCTGCTGGAACTCGCGGGCCGCGCCGAGTTCGGGCCGCGGGTGCTGGCCGCCTGCGCTCCTGGCGAGCGGCACGAGATCGGCCTGCTGATTCTGGTCCTCCTGCTGCGGCGCCGGGGCGTGCAGGCCGAATATCTGGGCGCCGACCTGCCGCTCGCGGACCTCGCCGCCTACGCCCGGCACCGCCCGGCCGACGCCGTGCTGCTGGGCCTGAACGGCGAGTGGGCGCTGGGGCCGACCCAGGCACAACTCGGCGCCCTGCGGGGCCTGAAGATTCCCGTCTTTTACGGCGGCGGGCTGCTCAATGCCCGGCCCGCTCTCGCCGCCGACCTCGGCGGGCACTACGCGGGGGCCGACGCGCAGAAGGCGGCCGACACCATCGTTGCGGCGCTGCGCCCCGGCGCACAGGAGGAGTCATGA